A genomic region of Streptomyces rimosus contains the following coding sequences:
- a CDS encoding Gfo/Idh/MocA family oxidoreductase — MDTVKVLIAGMGYAGTRFRSALRSLAGPRELGLDIEIAYHARHRTVEDIPYFPTVEGALREFEPDLVIVAVTDSAHAEILTRLKGYRGFVLAEKPLTSAHDDLDAVTSALSDVSGFAMDLVGRYSEASVALRDHVHRHRLTLVRAHATWGKNRINDHRPTVGVASEVVHSLDLVQGLDLDGRQLRLRDAVAVCSDYSVSGPDVLDSVALTAQLGDAVVSVYSSFVNVTRQRTIDCVFRDREGGLVYATVEYSNPTWDADHLRIWREADGREELLCEVDTRHDPVPEGHSTIVSLRRVVTDAVRFAHNRQQPAVPFAGLEESVRLQRLLNEIERKAAVTEPARYFPNGRQIIAETDLERLG; from the coding sequence ACGCGCTTCCGCAGCGCGCTGCGCAGCCTCGCCGGCCCGCGGGAACTCGGTCTCGACATCGAGATCGCGTACCACGCCCGGCACCGTACGGTCGAGGACATCCCCTACTTCCCCACGGTCGAAGGCGCCCTCAGGGAATTCGAGCCCGATCTCGTCATCGTCGCGGTGACCGACTCCGCGCACGCCGAGATCCTGACGCGCCTCAAGGGCTACCGGGGTTTCGTCCTGGCGGAAAAGCCCCTCACCTCCGCGCATGACGACCTGGACGCCGTGACCTCGGCCCTGAGCGATGTCTCCGGCTTCGCCATGGACCTGGTCGGCCGGTACTCGGAGGCGAGCGTGGCCCTTCGGGACCATGTGCACCGTCACCGCCTGACCCTGGTGCGGGCCCACGCCACCTGGGGCAAGAACCGCATCAACGACCACCGGCCCACGGTCGGAGTCGCCAGTGAGGTCGTCCATTCCCTGGACCTGGTCCAGGGGCTCGACCTCGACGGGCGGCAGCTGCGGCTCCGTGACGCCGTCGCCGTCTGCTCCGACTACTCCGTCTCCGGGCCCGACGTCCTGGACAGCGTGGCCCTGACAGCTCAGCTGGGCGACGCCGTGGTGAGCGTCTACAGCAGCTTCGTCAACGTCACCCGGCAGCGCACGATCGACTGCGTCTTCCGGGACCGGGAAGGCGGCCTGGTCTACGCCACCGTGGAGTACTCCAACCCCACGTGGGACGCGGACCACCTGCGGATCTGGCGCGAGGCCGACGGCCGGGAAGAGCTGCTGTGCGAGGTGGACACCCGCCACGACCCGGTTCCCGAAGGGCACAGCACCATCGTCTCGCTGCGCCGCGTCGTCACGGACGCCGTGCGGTTCGCGCACAACCGGCAGCAGCCTGCCGTACCGTTCGCCGGCCTCGAGGAGTCCGTACGGCTGCAGCGCCTGCTCAACGAGATCGAACGGAAGGCCGCGGTGACCGAACCTGCCCGCTACTTCCCCAACGGTCGCCAGATCATCGCCGAAACGGACTTGGAGCGCCTCGGATGA